Proteins co-encoded in one Kribbella solani genomic window:
- a CDS encoding acyl-CoA dehydrogenase family protein — translation MSASLDLVDVDSLLSEEELDVRAAARRFADERLRPSLPEWFESASIPARELAKELGALGFLGMHLTGYGCAGLGPVAYGLACLEIEAADSGMRSLVSVQGSLAMYAIWKYGSDEQKNEWLPRMSAGAAIGCFGLTEPDFGSNPAGMRTNAHRDGEDWVLNGSKMWITNGSVADVAVVWARTDDGVRGFVVPTSTPGFSAPEIKQKMSLRASVTSELVLEDVRLPAAAMLPEARGLSGPLGCLNEARFGIIFGALGAARDCLETTVAYAGERIVFDKPLSAYQLTQAKLADMAVELNKGMLLAVHLGRLKEKGTLRPEQVSAGKLNNVRESIAIARECRTILAANGISGEYPIMRHANNLESVLTYEGTSEVHQLVIGQALTGESAFR, via the coding sequence ATGAGTGCTTCGCTGGATCTGGTGGACGTCGACTCGCTGCTCAGCGAGGAGGAGCTCGACGTACGAGCGGCCGCCCGGCGGTTCGCGGACGAGCGGTTGCGGCCTTCGCTGCCGGAGTGGTTCGAGAGCGCGTCGATTCCGGCCCGGGAGCTGGCCAAGGAGCTCGGGGCGCTCGGGTTCCTGGGCATGCACCTGACCGGGTACGGGTGCGCCGGCCTCGGCCCGGTCGCGTACGGGCTGGCCTGCCTGGAGATCGAGGCGGCGGACTCGGGGATGCGGTCGCTCGTGTCGGTGCAGGGATCACTGGCGATGTACGCGATCTGGAAGTACGGCAGCGACGAGCAGAAGAACGAATGGCTGCCCCGGATGTCGGCGGGCGCCGCGATCGGCTGCTTCGGGCTGACCGAGCCCGACTTCGGCTCCAACCCGGCCGGGATGCGTACGAACGCCCACCGCGACGGCGAAGACTGGGTGCTGAACGGCTCGAAGATGTGGATCACCAACGGTTCGGTCGCCGATGTCGCGGTGGTCTGGGCGCGCACCGACGACGGCGTCCGCGGCTTCGTGGTCCCGACGTCGACACCCGGTTTCTCCGCGCCGGAGATCAAGCAGAAGATGTCTTTGCGCGCATCGGTCACGTCCGAGCTCGTGCTCGAGGACGTACGGCTGCCGGCCGCCGCGATGCTGCCGGAAGCACGCGGCCTGTCCGGTCCGCTCGGCTGCCTGAACGAGGCCCGGTTCGGGATCATCTTCGGTGCGCTCGGCGCGGCGCGGGACTGCCTGGAAACCACGGTCGCGTACGCCGGTGAGCGGATCGTCTTCGACAAGCCGCTGTCCGCGTACCAGCTGACCCAGGCGAAGCTCGCGGACATGGCGGTCGAGCTGAACAAGGGCATGCTGCTCGCCGTACACCTCGGCCGGTTGAAGGAGAAGGGCACGCTGCGCCCCGAGCAGGTGTCGGCCGGCAAGCTGAACAACGTCCGCGAATCGATCGCGATCGCCCGCGAGTGCCGCACGATCCTGGCCGCGAACGGCATCAGCGGCGAGTACCCGATCATGCGGCACGCCAACAACCTCGAATCGGTCCTCACCTACGAGGGCACCTCCGAGGTCCATCAACTGGTCATCGGACAGGCCCTGACCGGCGAGTCCGCCTTCCGCTGA
- a CDS encoding DUF1707 SHOCT-like domain-containing protein, whose protein sequence is MSLQQPPPGHRASDNDRERAAAVVQEAHTDGRLDFEELDERLTQVYSAKTQLELRNATADLVPVAHGSAQELTLRARHSAQKREGAWNVPERLTAIAEHSSVKLDFTDAQVHWAEIHVDAHAVHSSVVMVIPEGWIVDLDRVDVQHSSARNKAGPPRPGAVRLRVTGEARHGSVVVRHPRKRHWWWPWYSK, encoded by the coding sequence ATGAGTCTGCAGCAGCCGCCGCCCGGTCACCGGGCATCCGACAACGACCGCGAGCGTGCCGCCGCCGTGGTCCAGGAAGCACACACCGACGGGCGGCTGGACTTCGAGGAGCTAGACGAGCGACTGACGCAGGTCTACTCCGCCAAGACACAGCTCGAGCTGCGCAACGCCACTGCCGACCTGGTGCCGGTAGCGCATGGCAGCGCGCAGGAGCTGACGCTGCGGGCCCGGCACAGTGCACAGAAGCGCGAGGGCGCCTGGAACGTGCCGGAGCGGCTGACCGCGATCGCAGAGCACTCGTCGGTCAAGCTGGACTTCACCGACGCCCAAGTGCACTGGGCCGAGATCCACGTCGACGCGCACGCCGTACACAGCTCTGTGGTGATGGTGATCCCGGAGGGCTGGATCGTCGACCTCGATCGGGTCGACGTGCAACACAGCAGTGCGCGGAACAAGGCCGGCCCGCCGCGGCCCGGCGCGGTACGCCTCCGTGTCACCGGCGAGGCCCGCCACGGCAGCGTGGTCGTCCGCCACCCGCGCAAACGCCACTGGTGGTGGCCCTGGTACAGCAAGTGA
- a CDS encoding FHA domain-containing protein, whose product MEPVSGFVRAVVGDVAFIFGKGVVNAYLLARRRGVPRPQLDVLVRSHGQYVPLSVPVGTVPAIGRLVGLDEIRPAPMLTVEFTPGDTGAEAHLTANNPVLITITDVSHREYDAIVLTTTLGSAAYAQLPPGYYHVSVVVVDERNDLLQAYGAQHNLHVDKGDDLIVSMPIRTAGVTEIAAALETGPQPVLVGPDGDVVPVLDLVRIGRAPDCDLILDRPEISRHHAELLRIDPASYELRDLGSTNGTQLNGVPVDTAMAGDGDEIRLGGVPFRLYVG is encoded by the coding sequence ATGGAGCCTGTCAGTGGATTTGTCCGTGCCGTAGTCGGCGATGTCGCCTTCATCTTCGGCAAGGGCGTCGTGAACGCGTACCTGCTCGCCCGACGTCGCGGCGTCCCGCGACCACAGCTGGATGTACTAGTGCGGTCACACGGCCAGTACGTGCCGCTGTCCGTGCCTGTCGGTACTGTGCCGGCGATCGGCCGCCTGGTCGGACTCGACGAGATCCGTCCGGCGCCGATGCTCACCGTGGAGTTCACTCCGGGGGACACCGGCGCGGAGGCGCATCTCACTGCTAACAACCCGGTGCTGATCACGATCACGGACGTGAGCCACCGGGAGTACGACGCCATCGTGCTGACGACCACGCTGGGCTCGGCCGCGTACGCGCAACTGCCCCCGGGGTACTACCACGTCTCCGTTGTGGTCGTAGACGAGCGCAACGACCTGCTCCAGGCGTACGGCGCCCAGCACAACCTGCACGTCGACAAGGGCGACGACCTGATCGTTTCGATGCCGATCCGCACTGCCGGTGTGACAGAGATCGCCGCTGCACTGGAGACGGGCCCGCAGCCGGTACTCGTCGGACCGGACGGTGATGTCGTGCCGGTGCTCGACCTGGTCCGCATCGGCCGCGCACCGGACTGCGACCTGATCCTGGACCGCCCAGAGATCAGCCGCCACCACGCGGAGCTCCTGCGCATCGACCCGGCCAGCTATGAGCTACGCGATCTCGGCTCCACGAACGGCACCCAGCTGAACGGCGTACCTGTTGACACCGCAATGGCCGGTGACGGCGACGAGATCCGGCTCGGCGGAGTTCCGTTCCGTCTGTACGTCGGCTGA
- a CDS encoding regulatory protein RecX, with translation MARTILLDKLTGQPRTRAELAGVLAEREIPDEVADQVLDRFTDVGLIDDAAFANAWVESRHRGRGLGKRALAQELRRRGVDDQLARDALEELDPEQEEDTARALVRRKLRSMRSLDRQVAMRRLLGMLGRKGYPGGMAMSIIKEELDAGHEEFPLLDSSGLEPE, from the coding sequence GTGGCTCGGACGATCTTGCTGGACAAGTTGACGGGGCAGCCGCGTACGCGGGCTGAGTTGGCGGGGGTGCTGGCTGAGCGGGAGATACCGGATGAGGTGGCTGATCAGGTACTGGATCGGTTTACCGACGTCGGGTTGATTGATGACGCGGCGTTCGCGAATGCGTGGGTGGAGTCGCGGCATCGGGGGCGTGGGCTGGGGAAGCGGGCGCTGGCGCAGGAGCTTCGGCGGCGTGGGGTTGATGATCAGCTGGCGCGGGATGCGTTGGAGGAGCTTGATCCCGAGCAGGAAGAGGACACGGCCCGGGCGCTGGTACGGCGGAAGCTGCGGTCGATGCGTTCGCTTGATCGGCAGGTCGCGATGCGGCGGTTGCTCGGGATGCTGGGGCGCAAGGGATACCCGGGTGGGATGGCGATGAGCATCATCAAAGAGGAGCTCGACGCGGGCCACGAAGAGTTTCCGCTCCTCGATTCATCCGGATTGGAACCGGAGTAG
- a CDS encoding ATP-binding cassette domain-containing protein, translating into MTNRNITVRGARTNNLAGLELVVPRNQLVVFVGRSGSGKSSLVFDTIAAEAGYQLNETFPPFARNRLPKWARPEVEHIDGITPVIVIDQRRIGGNARSTVGTVTDAWTYLRLLFSRLSEPYVGESTHFSFNDPAGMCPVCSGLGEVVVSAVDRFLDLDKSLADGAVRLPGFGNGAYWYRQYANLGTFDVRTPVRDWSDNERDALLYGGEAVDALGWELPKDYEGIVERFERIYLHTSDNLSDRKQQTIRKFTRASACPDCAGDRLTKAARTATVEGRTIGELARLELTELLEFVRTIDAPAVTPAVAALTARLDAMVTIGLGYLHLGRATTTLSGGESQRIKSVKHLGSSLTEMTYVVDEPTVGLHPTDVESMIELLERLRDNGNSVLVVEHDPAVMRHADQIIEIGPGAGADGGRLVFQGTYGELSRADTPTANALTEQRPIKRTPRSASGSLTIKDADRNNLQRLTVQVPTGVLTVLTGVAGSGKSSLAQELVAQHEAIVIDQKPVSVSRRSTPITYTGIAPAIRNLFARSNKVDARLFSANSAGACPECNGLGIIHTDLAFMEGQEIVCEVCRGQRFTPEVLAYTVNGHSIADVDALTIEEAIGELPDAGVDRGLRQLAAVGLGYLRLGQSLNTLSGGECQRVKIAKELRAAGQATTYVLDEPTTGLHLDDTGTLLGVIDRLVDRGHTVVVVEHDLAVVRQADWLIDLGPGPGRHGGRVLFEGYVADYPGRDTPTGRALRHGA; encoded by the coding sequence ATGACCAATCGGAACATCACCGTGCGTGGCGCGCGGACCAACAATCTGGCCGGGCTCGAGCTGGTCGTACCGCGGAATCAGCTGGTCGTGTTCGTCGGCCGGTCCGGGTCGGGGAAGTCGTCGCTGGTGTTCGACACGATCGCGGCGGAGGCGGGGTACCAGTTGAACGAGACGTTCCCGCCGTTCGCGCGCAACCGGTTGCCGAAGTGGGCGCGGCCGGAGGTCGAGCACATCGACGGGATCACCCCGGTGATCGTGATCGATCAGCGCCGGATCGGGGGCAACGCGCGGTCGACGGTGGGTACGGTCACCGACGCGTGGACGTACCTCCGGCTGCTGTTCTCCCGGCTGAGCGAACCATACGTCGGCGAGTCGACACACTTCTCCTTCAACGATCCGGCCGGGATGTGCCCGGTCTGCTCGGGTTTGGGCGAGGTCGTGGTGAGCGCGGTCGACCGGTTTCTCGATCTGGACAAGTCACTGGCCGACGGCGCCGTACGCCTGCCGGGCTTCGGGAACGGCGCGTACTGGTACCGGCAGTACGCGAATCTCGGCACCTTCGACGTACGCACGCCGGTCCGCGACTGGTCGGACAACGAGCGGGACGCTCTCTTGTACGGCGGGGAGGCCGTCGACGCGCTCGGATGGGAACTCCCCAAGGACTATGAGGGCATCGTCGAGCGGTTCGAGCGGATCTACTTGCACACGTCCGACAACCTGTCCGATCGCAAACAGCAAACGATCCGGAAGTTCACCCGCGCCTCGGCGTGTCCCGATTGCGCGGGGGACCGGCTGACCAAGGCGGCGCGGACGGCGACGGTGGAGGGCCGCACGATCGGTGAGTTGGCGCGCCTCGAGCTCACCGAGTTGCTGGAGTTTGTCCGGACGATCGACGCGCCGGCCGTCACGCCGGCGGTGGCCGCGTTGACGGCGAGGCTGGACGCGATGGTCACGATCGGCCTTGGGTACCTGCACCTCGGCCGGGCGACGACCACGCTGTCCGGCGGCGAGTCGCAGCGGATCAAGAGCGTGAAGCACCTCGGATCGAGCCTGACCGAGATGACATACGTGGTCGACGAGCCGACCGTGGGACTGCATCCGACCGACGTCGAGTCGATGATCGAGCTGCTCGAACGCCTGCGTGACAACGGCAACAGCGTGCTCGTCGTCGAACATGATCCGGCGGTGATGCGGCATGCCGACCAGATCATCGAGATCGGTCCTGGCGCGGGCGCGGACGGTGGGCGGCTGGTGTTCCAGGGTACGTACGGCGAGTTGTCGCGGGCCGACACGCCGACCGCGAACGCGCTGACGGAGCAGCGGCCGATCAAGCGTACGCCGCGGTCGGCGAGCGGATCGCTGACGATCAAGGATGCCGATCGCAACAATCTTCAGCGGCTGACGGTGCAGGTGCCGACGGGCGTACTGACCGTGCTGACCGGTGTCGCGGGATCGGGAAAGTCGAGCCTCGCGCAGGAACTGGTCGCGCAGCACGAGGCGATCGTGATCGATCAGAAGCCGGTGAGTGTGAGCCGGAGATCGACGCCGATCACGTACACCGGGATCGCGCCCGCGATTCGCAATCTGTTTGCCAGGAGCAACAAGGTGGACGCGCGGCTGTTCAGCGCGAACTCGGCCGGCGCCTGCCCGGAGTGCAACGGGCTGGGGATCATCCACACCGATCTGGCGTTCATGGAGGGCCAAGAGATTGTCTGCGAGGTTTGTCGCGGGCAGCGGTTCACGCCGGAGGTGCTCGCGTACACGGTGAACGGGCACTCGATCGCGGACGTGGACGCGTTGACGATCGAGGAGGCGATCGGGGAACTGCCGGACGCGGGCGTCGACCGTGGGCTGCGGCAGCTCGCGGCAGTCGGTCTCGGGTACCTGCGGCTCGGCCAGTCGCTGAACACGCTGTCAGGCGGTGAGTGTCAGCGGGTCAAGATCGCGAAGGAACTGCGCGCGGCGGGGCAGGCGACGACGTACGTGCTGGACGAGCCGACGACCGGGCTGCACCTGGATGACACGGGTACTTTGCTCGGCGTGATCGATCGGCTCGTGGATCGCGGACACACGGTGGTCGTCGTGGAGCACGATCTCGCGGTCGTACGGCAGGCCGACTGGCTGATCGACCTCGGTCCCGGGCCCGGCCGGCACGGTGGCCGGGTGCTGTTCGAGGGGTACGTGGCGGACTACCCAGGCCGGGATACGCCGACCGGCCGGGCGCTTCGTCACGGAGCGTGA
- a CDS encoding antitoxin, whose protein sequence is MNDFQEQAKNWLRNVVKQNPDKIKAGVEKAGDLIDKQTGGKYAERVDAVQQKVGSFVDKQTGEPAQSSGEGAPADTTSDSATAAAAESAQSDGPAEAGQQAGSAGAENAAEGTSSEPGAADATGADATGSVVGGEAPDPAARPDSSAGSSAQGTGAGSTATGQ, encoded by the coding sequence ATGAACGATTTCCAGGAACAGGCGAAGAACTGGCTCCGGAATGTCGTCAAGCAGAACCCGGACAAGATCAAGGCCGGCGTCGAGAAAGCCGGCGACCTGATCGACAAGCAGACCGGCGGGAAGTACGCGGAGAGGGTCGACGCGGTCCAGCAGAAGGTCGGCAGCTTCGTGGACAAGCAGACCGGGGAGCCGGCGCAGTCCTCCGGTGAAGGCGCACCCGCGGACACCACTTCCGATTCCGCGACCGCCGCTGCGGCGGAGAGCGCGCAGTCCGACGGTCCCGCGGAGGCAGGGCAGCAGGCGGGGAGCGCCGGCGCGGAGAACGCGGCGGAAGGTACGAGCAGTGAGCCGGGCGCGGCGGACGCGACTGGTGCGGATGCTACGGGCTCGGTTGTCGGTGGTGAGGCGCCTGACCCGGCGGCGCGGCCCGACAGCTCGGCGGGCTCGAGTGCCCAGGGGACAGGTGCCGGCAGCACAGCCACCGGCCAGTAG
- the rny gene encoding ribonuclease Y, with the protein MTAMYVGLALIGLLIAGLLAWIGLTLSRRKAAGTTAAQQDAVQRQAEQVRQTEEHAAVLRTRAEAAEQRAEEIRRGAEDRASEVRRDAEQRASDVRREAEAEAQSIRDDLREQRLEMERREHRLTEREERLDEQHRGIEERQLDLTARLGELDRRRSEIKDLEDERRRILEGVANLTTEQAKAELVAAIEAEAKRHAHTIVRDIERQAQDEGEIKARKIITGAVQRLASEQTSESVVSVVHLPSDDMKGRIIGREGRNIRSFEQTTGVNLIIDDTPEAVLLSCFDPVRRETARLTLDSLVLDGRIHPSRIEEIYERSKGEVAELCERAAEDAMAEVGITDLHPELVRTMGLLRYRTSYGQNVLKHLIESAHIAGMMAAELGLDPKLCKRGAFLHDIGKALTHESEGSHAIVGAELARKYGENDDVVHCIEAHHNEVEVRTVEAVLTQAADAVSGGRPGARRESLEAYVQRLERLEEIAMHHDGVEKVFAMQAGREIRVMVLPDAVDDIAAQVMARDIAKQVEEELTYPGQIRVTVVRESRATEVAK; encoded by the coding sequence ATGACAGCGATGTACGTTGGCCTGGCCCTGATCGGCTTGCTGATCGCCGGACTGCTGGCCTGGATCGGCCTGACTCTCTCCCGTCGAAAGGCTGCCGGCACGACCGCGGCGCAGCAGGACGCCGTCCAGCGCCAGGCGGAGCAGGTGCGGCAGACGGAAGAGCACGCGGCCGTACTGCGGACCCGCGCCGAGGCGGCCGAGCAACGGGCCGAGGAGATTCGCCGCGGCGCCGAGGACCGCGCGTCCGAGGTGCGCCGGGACGCCGAGCAGCGCGCTTCCGACGTACGCCGGGAGGCCGAGGCGGAGGCGCAGTCGATCCGGGACGACCTGCGGGAGCAGCGGCTGGAGATGGAGCGCCGCGAGCACCGGCTGACCGAACGCGAGGAGCGGCTGGACGAGCAGCATCGCGGGATCGAGGAGCGGCAGCTCGACCTGACCGCGCGGCTGGGCGAGCTGGACCGGCGCCGGAGCGAGATCAAGGACCTCGAGGACGAGCGCCGCCGGATCCTCGAAGGGGTCGCGAACCTGACCACCGAGCAGGCGAAGGCCGAGCTGGTCGCCGCGATCGAGGCGGAGGCCAAACGGCACGCGCACACGATCGTCCGCGACATCGAGCGGCAGGCGCAGGACGAGGGCGAGATCAAGGCCCGCAAGATCATCACCGGCGCGGTGCAGCGGCTCGCGTCGGAACAGACCAGCGAGTCGGTCGTGTCGGTCGTGCACCTGCCGAGCGACGACATGAAGGGCCGGATCATCGGCCGCGAGGGCCGCAACATCCGGTCGTTCGAGCAGACCACCGGCGTGAACCTGATCATCGACGACACTCCGGAAGCGGTGCTGCTGTCCTGTTTCGACCCGGTCCGGCGGGAGACGGCGCGGCTGACGCTCGACTCACTCGTGCTCGACGGCCGCATCCATCCGAGCCGGATCGAGGAGATCTACGAGCGCAGCAAGGGCGAGGTCGCCGAGCTGTGCGAGCGGGCCGCCGAGGACGCGATGGCGGAGGTCGGCATCACCGATCTGCATCCGGAGCTGGTGCGTACGATGGGCCTGCTGCGCTACCGGACCTCGTACGGCCAGAACGTACTGAAGCACCTGATCGAGTCGGCGCACATCGCCGGAATGATGGCGGCCGAGCTCGGACTCGATCCGAAGCTGTGCAAGCGCGGTGCGTTCCTGCACGACATCGGCAAGGCGCTGACGCACGAGTCGGAGGGCAGTCACGCGATCGTCGGTGCGGAGCTGGCCCGCAAGTACGGCGAGAACGACGACGTGGTGCACTGCATCGAGGCGCATCACAACGAGGTCGAGGTCCGTACCGTCGAGGCGGTGCTGACGCAGGCCGCGGATGCGGTCAGTGGTGGCCGTCCGGGCGCGCGTCGGGAGTCGCTGGAGGCGTACGTGCAGCGGCTCGAACGCCTTGAGGAGATCGCGATGCACCACGACGGTGTGGAGAAGGTGTTCGCGATGCAGGCGGGTCGGGAGATCCGGGTGATGGTGCTGCCGGATGCGGTCGATGACATCGCCGCGCAGGTGATGGCCCGGGACATCGCGAAGCAGGTCGAGGAAGAGCTCACGTACCCAGGTCAGATCCGCGTCACCGTGGTCCGCGAGTCCCGCGCCACCGAGGTCGCGAAGTAG
- a CDS encoding neutral zinc metallopeptidase, with translation MNARVVVSGVVAVLLGVAGCGLVGQSGGGSADRPPTVAAETTSSPSQSQSQSPSPSPTVSTPSPSRTTPTVDSTAQLLAKQQRVLAQNPLYRVGRLPASRCKEPAVRPTSVANVRKYYAEFLRCLDKVWKPVVEKAGFTFQPVRLEVFTGKTRTLCSVQDSAAYCGQGTISMSADFDIRNYRKSDKLWTRATMAHLAAHEYAHHIQRLTGISAASSIRTNYLNGVDAPLQESRRLELQASCLSGAYLGADRSYFPVSGAWRERWRWAISHRGDEWGTQRDHGSSKNHSRWTRRGFDAAAPSACNTFTASAATVS, from the coding sequence GTGAATGCGCGGGTAGTGGTCTCTGGTGTTGTCGCGGTCCTGCTGGGCGTGGCCGGGTGCGGTCTCGTCGGTCAGTCCGGCGGTGGGAGTGCCGACCGGCCACCTACCGTCGCGGCCGAGACCACCTCCTCACCGTCGCAGTCCCAGTCCCAATCACCGTCGCCTTCTCCGACCGTGTCGACACCGAGCCCTTCCCGGACCACGCCGACTGTCGACTCGACCGCACAGTTGCTGGCGAAACAACAGCGGGTCCTCGCGCAGAACCCGCTGTACCGGGTCGGACGCCTGCCCGCGTCGCGCTGCAAGGAGCCCGCGGTCCGCCCGACCTCGGTGGCGAACGTGCGCAAGTACTACGCCGAGTTCCTCCGATGCCTGGACAAGGTATGGAAGCCGGTCGTCGAGAAGGCCGGATTCACCTTCCAGCCCGTTCGGCTCGAGGTGTTCACCGGCAAGACCCGCACACTGTGTTCCGTACAGGACTCGGCCGCGTACTGCGGACAGGGCACGATCTCGATGAGCGCCGACTTCGACATCCGGAACTACCGCAAGTCCGACAAGCTCTGGACACGCGCGACGATGGCGCATCTGGCCGCGCACGAGTACGCGCATCACATCCAGCGATTGACCGGCATCAGCGCCGCGTCCTCCATCCGTACGAACTACCTGAACGGCGTCGACGCACCGCTCCAGGAAAGCCGGCGGCTGGAACTGCAGGCCTCGTGCCTCAGCGGCGCGTACCTCGGGGCGGACCGGAGCTACTTCCCGGTGAGCGGGGCGTGGCGGGAGCGCTGGCGATGGGCCATCAGCCACCGCGGCGACGAGTGGGGCACGCAACGTGACCACGGCAGCAGCAAGAACCACAGCCGCTGGACCCGCCGCGGCTTCGACGCCGCCGCCCCATCAGCCTGCAACACCTTCACGGCCTCCGCCGCCACCGTCTCCTGA
- a CDS encoding type 1 glutamine amidotransferase gives MTTVLIVENDKDSGPGRLLDWLDERGIAPVVVRAWDGEPVPATVDGHAALILLGGGMLPDEDERSPWLPAERALLRNAHGQVPVLGICLGGQLLAHTFGGEVRGKHGLPEKGVTELTVLPAAADDELLAGLPPTVRAVESHQDQITRLPADAVLLMSSERCTNQMLRIGRSWGTQFHPEVTAERVRRWEPERLRSLGFVPEQVAADAEQYAAELDKTWSAVFHRFLDLLD, from the coding sequence GTGACTACCGTGCTGATCGTCGAGAACGACAAAGACAGCGGCCCCGGCAGACTGCTCGACTGGCTGGACGAACGCGGCATCGCACCGGTCGTCGTCCGGGCTTGGGACGGCGAACCAGTACCGGCGACTGTGGACGGCCACGCGGCGCTGATCCTGCTCGGTGGCGGGATGCTGCCCGACGAGGACGAGCGGTCCCCCTGGCTACCGGCCGAGCGCGCACTGCTGCGAAACGCGCACGGCCAGGTGCCAGTACTAGGTATCTGTCTGGGTGGGCAACTGCTCGCCCATACCTTCGGTGGTGAGGTACGCGGTAAGCACGGCCTTCCGGAGAAGGGTGTGACCGAGCTGACTGTCCTACCGGCTGCTGCGGACGACGAACTGCTTGCAGGTCTACCGCCCACTGTCCGTGCAGTGGAGAGTCACCAGGACCAGATCACTCGGCTGCCGGCTGATGCGGTGCTGCTGATGTCCAGTGAGCGCTGCACCAACCAGATGCTGCGTATCGGCCGCAGTTGGGGTACGCAGTTCCATCCGGAGGTCACTGCGGAACGAGTACGACGGTGGGAGCCGGAGCGACTGCGCTCGCTCGGCTTCGTACCGGAGCAGGTCGCGGCGGACGCGGAGCAGTACGCCGCCGAACTGGACAAGACCTGGTCAGCCGTCTTCCACCGCTTCCTCGACCTCCTCGACTGA
- a CDS encoding helix-turn-helix transcriptional regulator, which produces MADVTARMLALLSALQTGRSFSSAELTRRLDVSARTLRRDVDRLRGYGYPVETQPGPGGYYRLTAGRTMPPLVLDDDEAVATLLALASLASVGAASGDGIDDAALRAYGKLDQFLPAHLRGRAVSLRSSLETSRQPAPRVTADQLGLLADAIAQSETISFAYENARGERTNRRVEPYRQVQHLLRWYLLGWDLDRADWRIFRVDRIRDERRTYKSYSPRPLPAESATAYLRQGLNKSKQTMVLMIEAPIGTVLDTLKYLDAEFESVTPTSTRVTIALDTWQWLLQSLAFMDADFKLLQAPPSFRAAYRTFATRLHNA; this is translated from the coding sequence ATGGCAGATGTGACCGCGCGGATGCTGGCACTGCTGTCCGCCTTGCAGACCGGCCGGTCGTTCAGCAGCGCCGAACTCACCCGCCGGCTCGACGTCAGCGCCCGTACCCTCCGCCGCGACGTCGACCGCCTCCGCGGCTACGGCTACCCGGTCGAAACCCAGCCCGGACCAGGCGGGTACTACCGGTTGACCGCAGGCCGCACGATGCCGCCGCTCGTACTGGACGACGACGAAGCCGTCGCGACCCTGCTCGCGCTGGCCTCCCTAGCCTCGGTCGGCGCCGCGTCCGGCGACGGGATCGACGACGCGGCGCTGCGTGCGTACGGCAAACTCGACCAGTTCCTGCCCGCTCACCTCCGCGGCCGCGCGGTCTCACTCCGATCGAGCCTCGAAACCAGTCGCCAGCCCGCACCCCGCGTCACCGCCGACCAACTCGGCCTCCTCGCCGACGCGATCGCCCAGTCGGAAACCATCTCGTTCGCGTACGAGAACGCGCGCGGCGAGCGCACGAACCGCCGCGTCGAACCGTACCGCCAGGTGCAGCACCTGCTCCGCTGGTACCTGCTCGGCTGGGACCTGGATCGCGCCGACTGGCGAATCTTCCGAGTCGACCGCATCCGCGACGAGCGCCGTACGTACAAGTCCTATTCGCCGCGCCCGCTACCGGCCGAATCGGCCACCGCGTACCTGCGTCAGGGTCTGAACAAGTCCAAGCAGACCATGGTGCTGATGATCGAGGCCCCGATCGGCACCGTGCTCGACACGCTGAAGTACTTGGACGCCGAGTTCGAGTCCGTCACGCCGACGAGCACCCGGGTCACGATCGCCCTCGACACCTGGCAATGGTTGCTCCAGAGCCTCGCGTTCATGGACGCCGACTTCAAACTCCTGCAGGCGCCACCTTCGTTCCGTGCCGCCTACCGAACCTTCGCCACGCGCCTCCACAACGCCTGA